A window of Solea senegalensis isolate Sse05_10M unplaced genomic scaffold, IFAPA_SoseM_1 scf7180000013869, whole genome shotgun sequence contains these coding sequences:
- the ctnnal1 gene encoding alpha-catulin, producing the protein MASSPCGNMNFDSGLEIKTRSVEQTLIPLVSQITTLINHKDKPKKSERTLAAIHRVGQAVSVAVGRFVAVGEAIAAENQELKDEMGQACFEARKAGDAIAQLTDVGSALPSQSDGRSTVFSDRTGMVKAARLLLSSVTKVLVLADRIVIKQIITSRNKVLVTLDHLERVSTFQEFVQIFSQFGNEMVEFAHLTGDRQNDLKDEKKKARMAAARAVLEKCTMMLLTASKTCLRHPDCESARINKDAVFHRMRCALEQVIEIVTEARSCGENKMLPASIYNGIKDFKSSVECLRENLYSLSPQGMGSQLEALVERLEDFTDSAYTSHEQRQAILTLCQLVRQDTQQLLHHWIEAQSAKAKEATEDMEVAILKTCQSVSDLRRELHKVAVIRASDLLKVHGEQLPLRSLKAAGAEGNLEAVAEYSRTLTEQKEQLVETCRLLCHVSGTEPLEITCIHAEETFHVIGPQIMSAAQTLALHPSSKIAKENLEVFCEAWESQLCDMALLLREINDVFEGKRGDKRSYLSLPRPGKHSVNLKTAKAVKLDAEEQTSMAKLGLELRLLSSDVDTEVEKWEEQEHDIVRQSQSLASMAYNMYLFTRGEGLLKTTLDLFHQAEVLSEEGLQLCSSLRTFSIQLVDEEKSAVMTETEKLVALCQQLQTGAKTPVQGKTATFQKVDSSIQTARGVLAVVLSLLPFCNKLNKKYKSEKSSLGSSHDWRERQDASTPVKEDGALNGKNSNGFGVKSLEQHMAGLNLLEGK; encoded by the exons ATCACCACCCTGATCAACCATAAAGACAAACCAAAGAAATCTGAGCGCACCCTGGCAGCCATACACAGGGTGGGCCAGGCAGTGAGTGTGGCAGTGGGAAGATTTGTTGCTGTCGGGGAAGCCATCGCTGCGGAAAACCAAGAGCTGAAGGATGAGATGGGTCAAGCCTGCTTCGAGGCACGCAAAGCAG gagaTGCCATAGCCCAGCTCACAGACGTAGGCTCGGCTTTGCCCTCCCAGTCTGACGGACGCTCCACAGTGTTCAGCGATAGGACAGGGATGGTGAAAGCCGCACGCCTGCTCCTGTCGTCGGTCACTAAAGTCCTGGTGTTGGCTGACCGCATCGTTATCAAACAGATAATCACGTCACGGAACAAG GTCCTGGTAACCCTTGACCATCTGGAAAGAGTCAGCACCTTTCAGGAATTTGTACAGATTTTCAGCCAGTTTGGCAATGAGATGGTGGAGTTTGCCCACCtcacaggagacagacagaat GACTTGAAGGATGAGAAGAAAAAAGCGAGGATGGCAGCAGCCAGAGCAGTGCTGGAGAAATGCACCATGATGCTTCTTACTGCCTCCAAG ACTTGCCTGAGGCACCCAGATTGCGAGTCAGCGCGAATCAACAAAGACGCTGTGTTCCACCGAATGCGCTGTGCCCTGGAGCAGGTCATCGAGATAGTCACTGAGGCACGGAGCTGTGGGGAGAACAAGATGCTTCCTGCCAGCATCTACAACGGCATCAAGGACTTCAAG TCTAGTGTGGAGTGCCTGCGCGAGAACCTGTACTCCTTATCACCCCAGGGCATGGGCAGCCAGCTGGAGGCGCTGGTTGAGCGGTTGGAGGACTTCACTGACTCGGCCTACACCAGCCATGAGCAGCGGCAGGCCATCCTAACTTTGTGCCAGCTGGTGCGCCAAGACACTCAGCAGCTGTTGCACCACTGGATTGAGGCG CAGTCTGCCAAAGCCAAAGAGGCCACAGAGGACATGGAGGTGGCCATCCTGAAGACATGCCAGAGCGTCAGTGACCTCAGACGTGAG ctccataAAGTGGCAGTCATCCGTGCCTCTGACTTGCTGAAAGTTCACGGAGAGCAGTTGCCTCTGCGCTCTCTCAAAGCCGCGGGCGCTGAGGGAAACCTGGAAGCAGTGGCGGAGTACTCGCGCACACTCACTGAGCAGAAGGAGCAGCTGGTGGAG ACGTGTCGGTTGTTGTGCCATGTGTCGGGGACTGAGCCATTGGAGATTACCTGTATACACGCTGAGGAGACCTTCCATGTCATTGGTCCACAG ATTATGTCGGCGGCGCAGACGCTGGCCCTGCACCCCTCCAGTAAGATCGCGAAGGAGAACCTGGAAGTCTTCTGTGAGGCCTGGGAGTCGCAGCTCTGTGACATGGCGCTGTTACTGAGAGAGATCAACGACGTCTTTGAAGGCAAACGAG GAGATAAAAGATCTTATTTGTCGCTGCCCAGACCCGGG AAACACTCAGTGAACCTGAAGACTGCCAAGGCTGTCAAGTTGGATGCGGAG gaacaGACAAGCATGGCCAAGTTGGGGCTTGAGCTGCGTCTGCTGTCATCAGACGTGGACACGGAGGTGGAAAAATGGGAGGAACAAGAACATGATATCGTTCGACAGAGCCAGAGCCTCGCCAGCATGGCCTACAACATGTACCTGTTTACCAG AGGGGAGGGGCTGCTGAAAACAACACTAGATCTTTTTCATCAAGCCGAG GTTCTTTCTGAAGAAGGGCTCCAGCTGTGCTCATCTCTCCGCACTTTTTCCATCCAG CTGGTTGATGAGGAAAAGTCTGCGGTGATGACAGAGACGGAGAAACTGGTGGCATTGTGCCAACAGCTGCAGACGGGAGCCAAGACTCCCGTACAGGGCAAGACTGCCACCTTCCAGAAG GTGGACTCATCTATTCAGACAGCAAGAGGCGTCTTGGCTGTGGTTCTCTCCCTTCTCCCTTTCTGTAACAAACTCAACAAGAAG TACAAGTCCGAGAAGAGTAGCCTGGGTTCCTCGCATGACTGGAGGGAGAGGCAGGATGCATCCACACCGGTCAAAGAGGACGGAGCTCTCAACGGCAAGAACAGCAACGGATTTGGTGTCAAATCACTGGAGCAGCACATGGCCGGTCTCAACCTGCTGGAGGGCAAATAA
- the abitram gene encoding protein Abitram: MDETEQKDTEDNAPSVIDRYYTRWYRADMKGKPCEDHCILQHSNRLCVVTLAETHPILHNGRTIKSINYQISDGCSRLKNKVSGKSKRGGQFLTDFAPLCRISCTDETEYTIYSCIRGRLLEVNERILETPSLLLEKPSTEGYIAVILPKFEESKSITENLLNREDFESVVSKRSVAESQPS, translated from the exons aTGGACGAAACTGAGCAGAAAGACACTGAAGACAATGCGCCTTCCGTTATCGATCGGTATTACACGCGGTGGTACAGAGCCG atATGAAGGGGAAGCCGTGTGAGGACCACTGCATCCTGCAGCATTCAAACAG ATTATGTGTTGTCACATTAGCAGAGACTCACCCAATCCTTCACAATGGACGGACAATCAAGAGCATCAACTACCAGATCAGTGATGGCTGCAGTCGTCTGAAAAATAAAGTATCTGGGAAGTCCAAGCGG GGCGGTCAGTTTCTTACTGATTTTGCACCATTGTGCAGAATATCATGCACAGATGAAACTGAATACACAATCTACAG CTGCATTCGTGGCCGTCTTCTTGAGGTCAATGAACGAATTTTAGAGACACCTTCACTCTTGCTGGAAAAg CCATCCACTGAAGGCTACATCGCCGTCATCCTGCCAAAGTTTGAAGAGAGCAAGAGCATAACGGAGAATCTCCTGAACAGAGAGGACTTTGAAAGCGTCGTCTCCAAACGTAGTGTTGCCGAATCACAGCCCTCTTGA
- the sla1a gene encoding src like adaptor 1a: protein MPTQQSNSYRLECIWRMGNMMRGLTATDKINTQNLDGSQKSLEDDTVVVVQDYPSPDISAPIYRMGEKLRVLAQEAYWWRVCSVQTGKENYIPSSHVAKVYHGWLFEGVERQKAEELLLLPVNRVGSFLVRESTSERGTYSLSVKHRSIKHYRISRLDNSWYYISPRLTFQCLEDMINHYSDTADGLCCVLTTPCLSGTTPQSDAAPPVVMRRNFDWKKVDRRQLVSTDSCSDNTVSYGVRNSIAAYLSFSESQDSAHKRAKCRKAKSKSVYAVPENGLGIMHYEDDM, encoded by the exons ATGCCAACACAGCAGTCAAACTCCTACAG GCTGGAGTGTATCTGGAGGATGGGGAACATGATGAGAGGACTCACAGCCACGGACAAGATCAACACTCAAAACCTCGACGGCTCTCAAAAGA GTTTAGAGGACGACACGGTGGTGGTGGTTCAAGACTACCCGTCTCCTGACATCAGCGCGCCCATTTACAGAATGGGGGAGAAACTCCGAGTCCTCGCACA GGAGGCTTATTGGTGGAGAGTTTGCTCTGTCCAAACAGGGAAGGAAAACTACATACCCAGTAGTCATGTGGCAAAAGTCTACCATGG ttggCTGTTTGAAGGGGTGGAGAGGCAAAAAGCcgaggagctgctgcttctcccCGTGAACAGAGTGGGATCCTTTCTAGTGCGGGAGAGCACCAGTGAGAGAG GCACGTATTCACTCTCGGTGAAGCACAGGAGCATAAAGCACTATCGTATCTCCAGACTGGACAACAGCTGGTACTACATCTCACCCCGTCTCACTTTCCAGTGCCTTGAGGATATGATCAACCACTACTCTG ACACAGCAGACGGCCTGTGTTGTGTCTTAACCACTCCTTGTCTGTCGGGCACAACCCCACAGTCGGACGCGGCTCCGCCTGTCGTCATGCGCCGCAACTTTGACTGGAAGAAAGTCGACAG GCGGCAGCTGGTCAGCACGGACAGCTGCAGTGACAACACGGTGAGCTACGGAGTCAGAAACAGCATCGCCGCCTACCTGTCCTTCTCTGAGAGTCAGGACTCTGCACACAAACGGGCAAAGTGCAGGAAGGCCAAGAGTAAATCTGTGTACGCTGTCCCTGAAAACGGCCTGGGAATTATGCACTATGAAGACGACATGTAG